DNA from Atribacterota bacterium:
GAAAGAAGTCAATATATTCTGTTGCCATAATTATTTCACCTTAATGTATCAATATAAATATTTTTCCCGTTGGTTTTAACTAAAACTGTTCCATTTCTATCAGTCCTGAATACCTGCTGGCACCTATTTTCTAATTTTTTTATTACATCTGGATGTGGGTGGCCAAAATTATTTGAACCAACAGATATCACCGCCACTTCAGGTGCTACAGCATCTAAAAATTTAGTGCTTGTTGAACTTATGCTTCCATGATGCGCAACCTTTAATATATTACTATTTAAAGAAGCATTATTGGATAATATTTTTTTCTCTATTTCTTCTTCTATGTCTCCAGTAAATAGAAAATTAATATTTTCATAACGTAATTTTAGCACAATCGAATTATTATTGAAATTATTTTCATTAATTGTAAGATCACTATATATTGGGTTTATTATAAATATATCAATGTCTTTACAAACTTCAATCTTGTCCCCAGCCTGTGTCTTATGGTAAGTAGTTTTACCATTTTTTTTAATTAAAGCTAAAAAATCCTTATAAATTTCTTCCTGGCAAGGTATATTACTATCTATAACTAAATCAACTTTTATTTCTTCCAAAACAGGCAAAAGTCCTTCCATGTGATCTAAATCCGGATGTGTTAAAACCATTATATCAAGGTGATTAACACCTTGTCTCCTAAGATATGGAATAACCACATTTTTCCCCATATCATAATCACTAAAAGGCGTACCTCCTCCATCAATTAAAATGTTTTGCTTTTCTGGAGTTTGTATAAGGATACTATCCCCTTGTCCAACATTAATAAAATGAACTGCCAATAATGGGGATGGTTTTAGTATATTAATAGAAATCACTAACAATATTAAGATAATAGTTGAATAAATAGTTATCTTATTTTTTAAAATGTTAATATTGTATCTATATTTAAGTGAATAGAAAATAAAAACAATAATTATATAATATATGGCAATTGATAGTATTCCAGGTTGGGCGATATCTCTATAAGCAAAAGGTAGTAAGGATAGTTTTTCTCCTATAAATATTAATAATGATATTAGACCATTATTAACCAATGCTAAAAAATTACCTAAAGGTAAAAATAAAAAGGATAAAAATATGGAAAATAAGGCAAATATTATAATGAATCCAATAACCGGAACTATCAAAATGTTAGATAGGATTGAGATGATAGATATTTTATAGAAAAAAAATGCAGATAAAGGCATGACTCCAAGCCAGGCGGATGCTGAAACTGAAAGAGATTTTACCAAGTAATCAGGGAGCAAAAACAAGCAATCTTTTAAAG
Protein-coding regions in this window:
- a CDS encoding DNA internalization-related competence protein ComEC/Rec2, which gives rise to MCFFLFLLILFSCLKKCKKTSILILLFFILFGMLNTSLNLTPFALNHIYHFKGKEGTVIGKVCQVDINFNDGYQEIIIDTQTFKTSQNIFETNGRLLLKIYEIEKIVAFNDIVKAEVILTEPSLPGNYGEFNYREYLAQQKIFLTDNIKTNQIEIIGNKKEINLASILNDIKTNIIDKIEKIYRHTDARAIIKAVVIGDRSEITEELKDVFQVAGVMHILAISGLHVGIIAMVLFLLFSTISDNKLSKSFKYIFIIIIMLGYAAITGFRPSVSRATLMFIVLLGAKLLNRPYNVYNSISIAAFLILLWQPLYLFDTGFILSFTATFFIIFLTPIMESTLKDCLFLLPDYLVKSLSVSASAWLGVMPLSAFFFYKISIISILSNILIVPVIGFIIIFALFSIFLSFLFLPLGNFLALVNNGLISLLIFIGEKLSLLPFAYRDIAQPGILSIAIYYIIIVFIFYSLKYRYNINILKNKITIYSTIILILLVISINILKPSPLLAVHFINVGQGDSILIQTPEKQNILIDGGGTPFSDYDMGKNVVIPYLRRQGVNHLDIMVLTHPDLDHMEGLLPVLEEIKVDLVIDSNIPCQEEIYKDFLALIKKNGKTTYHKTQAGDKIEVCKDIDIFIINPIYSDLTINENNFNNNSIVLKLRYENINFLFTGDIEEEIEKKILSNNASLNSNILKVAHHGSISSTSTKFLDAVAPEVAVISVGSNNFGHPHPDVIKKLENRCQQVFRTDRNGTVLVKTNGKNIYIDTLR